Part of the Persephonella sp. genome is shown below.
TGGGAGCAAGACCTGTCTGTGCTTTTGATAGCCTTAGATTTGGCGATCCAAGAAAAGATGGAACAAGAAAAAATATAAAAGATGCAAAGCCTATTGTTCATGGAGTTGTTGAAGGAATTGGGTTTTATGGAAACTGTATAGGTGTTCCAACAATAGGTGGTGAAATTGTATTTGATGAGGTTTACGCAGGAAACCCTCTTGTAAATGCCTTCTGCCTTGGAATACTTGAAAAAGACAAAATTTTCAGAGCAAGAGCCACAAAAGTGGGTCAAAAAATGGTTATGGTAGGCTCTGCCACAGGTAGAGATGGAATACATGGAGCCACAATGGCGTCTGCAGAATTCTCTGAAGAGTCTGAAAGCAAAAGACCAAATGTCCAGATAGGTGACCCATTTTTTGGAAAAAGACTTGTTGAATGCACCCTTGAGGTAATGCAAAAAGACCTGATTGTCGGCTGTCAGGACTTTGGAGCTGCAGGGTTGGCAGGTTCAACATCAGAGTTTGGTTCAAAGTCAGGAATGGGTGTTCGGGTTTATCTTGAAAATGTTCCCCTCAGGGAAGAAGGAATGACCCCTTATGAGATACTCCTCTCCGAATCTCAAGAGAGAATGCTTTATGCTGTAGATGAGGAAAATGTTGATGAAATTATAAAAATTGCAAAATCTTACGGACTTGAGGCGGCAGTAATAGGAGAAACAACAGACACAAAAAGAATGGAAGTCTTCTATAAAGGCGAAAAGGTTGCAGACTTGCCTATCTCTGCAATAGTTGATGATGCCCCTGTTTACAACAGACCAAGAAAAGAGCCTGAATATCTAAAAGAAACAAGAGCCTTTGACCAGAATAATCTTCCGGAAATTGATATAAAAGAAGCCATAGAAAAAGTTTTATCTTCCCCAACCATTGCCAAAAAAGAATGGGTTTACAGACAATATGACCACGAGGTTGGTATAAATACCGTTGTAAAACCTGGAAGTGATGCAGCTGTTTTAAGGGTTAAATGGGCTGTAAAACCTGAAATCAATAGTGAAAAAGCAGTGGCAATATCCTCAGACGGAAACGGTAGATGGGTTTATCTTGACCCTTATGAAGGTGGTAAAAGGGTTGTCATTGAAGCTGTTAGAAATGTTTATATCTCAGGTGCAAAACCACTTGCAATAACAGACTGTCTCAACTGGGGAAATCCTGAAAACCCAGAAATTATGTGGCAGTTTGAACAGGCAACAAAAGGAATGGCAGATGCCTGTAGACAGCTAAATACACCTGTTATTAGTGGTAATGTGTCCCTGTATAATGAAACGGTTCTACCAGACAAAAGAATAAATGTTTATCCTACTCCTACTGTAGTTGCTGTTGGAGTATTAGATAGACCTGAAGATGCGATTCCATCTTTTTATCAAGAAGAAGGAGATGTTATTGTCCTGATTGGAGAAGTAAATAAACAGCCTACAGTAAGCGGCAGCGAATATCTCAAAGAAGTCCACGGAATAGTATCAGGGGCAATTTCACCTGTTGATATAGAAATAGAAAAGAAACTTATGGAGTTTATTCATTCAAACAGGGAAAAGATAAAATCTGCCCATGATGTATCAGACGGTGGACTTATTACAGCTATTTTAGAGCCTGCATTTGCAGAAGAAAAAACATTTGGACTTGATATTGAGATAAATACAGAACATAGACCAGATTTTGAACTATTCGATGAGATGAGAAGTATTATTGTGATAAGTGCTGCTGAAGAAGATATTCCTCAGCTTGAGGCGAAAGCAAAAGAATTAGGCATAGGATTTAAAGTTGTTGGAAAAGTCAAAAATGAACCTGAATTAAATCTAAAAATTGGAAATGTTTCCATAACAGAAGATATAAACAATCTCAGAACTCTATGGGAAAACAGCCTGCCTAAGATTTTATAAAAAGGGGGATACTCCCCCTTTTTTTCAACAACGATTAATTTCTACATAAAGAGCCGGAACTGTTACGATAGAGGAAGGGGCATTAGGAGGAGCAGCTACAGAATTACTTCCGTTATCAAAATAAAGATAAAATGGAATTTCTGTCATAAATACCTTTGTTTTAGCACCTGAATTACATGCACCCTCCCAAAATGCAGTTCCCATCAAACTTGTTCCATTGTTATGATAGACATCCTCCGAACCACCATCAGCAAAAAATATAGTAGATGTTGAAAAATCCCCATAAGCAGCAACTTTATTAGGGTCAGTGCTAAAATCCGTAAGACCTGTAATATTCACCTGACGGCTGTTATAAGATGTATCAAGGCCTATGTAATAGGGAGGATTATACAAGTTATCGTCATTTACATACCAGTAAACACCTTTATCTCCGGAAGAGATATCAATTATACTTGCTACGGTATATTCTTTATGATTAACATTATCTCTAACTTCCCAGATACATATCCACCAATCATTATATGTAGTTCCGTTTATCTTCACATCAACAAAAGGAACCATTGTGATAAATGAAGCCAGAATTTTCCCTGCAGAATCACCAGGATTATCAGCTATAGCTCTACTCAAATTACGGGCAAAAGCATCAACCAGATTTTTATCAGCCCAGTTACAGCTACTTTTTGATGTTTTCCTTACATCCAGATCAAAATTTGAGCTATTTTTTGTAAGTATTCCGGTCATCCTATTGGCTACAACATTTGCATTGATATTTACATCTACATGATTATTAAATGTATCATTTCCGCTTAGAGACATATCCACAGAATTTCCGGATATACTACCTGTTATATCCTCTTTCCATAAACTACCTCCTATCCAGCCTTTGCCGGATAGGGAACCGCCGGACTGGTTTATCTCCAAACATACAGGATACTTAACCACACCAGAATAAGTAGAAACCTGATAGCTACCTTCCCATACACCGCTTACACCTGAAGAACCACTACTGCCACCTCCGCCTCCACCACAGGAAACGAAAAAGGCAACAGCAAAGGAGAAAAATGTTCTGAAAACTACCCTGCCAAACATTTTGACCACCTCCTTATATACATATGGCAGGAGAAAAAGCAGATCTCATTCATTAAGTTGATGATTTTTATAGCCTAAAGCAATATTTTTATAAATATTGGGAATAAACATTTATATAAGCATATATGTGGAACATTGTTTTAAAATAATTAGAAAAAGCAGCGGGTAGAGTAATGGAATGTAATTGTAAGAGCAAATTTAACGCAGTTTTTATGAAAAATCTGGAATGGTATCTAAACTATGTTTATGACGGGTATAAAAAGGGTTTGTTCTCAAAAGCAGGGAAAGATGTTCTTGAAATTGGAGCAGGAACAGGTATAAATCTCAAATACTATAAACCGGGGACAAATCTGACAGTTATTGAACCTTCCAGAGAAATGCTTGATTATTTTTTAGAAAAAGCAAAAAAATATCCGTTGAATATACATGTAAAGCAAGGTTTCGCAGAAGAATTACCTTTTGAGGATGAAAGTTTTGATACTGTAGTTTCTACTCTTGTTTTATGTAGTGTCAAATCTCCAAGAAAGGCTATAGAGGAAATAAAAAGGGTTCTTAAAAAAGATGGATATTTTATTTTTATTGAGCATGTAAAAGCCCCTAAAAACACAATCACTCATAAAGTCCAGAAATTTGTCCAGCCTGTATGGAAATGGACATTTGAAGGCTGCGATGTCCAGAGAGATACAGGAAAGCTAATAGAAGCCTATTTTCCGGAAGTTCAATACAAAACACTCAGATTTAACAGTCCATTTATACCGGTAAATTACCATATAATAGGGTATGCTAAAAAAAGCCAGTCCTGAAAATCTTTATAAACATGTTGAGTTTCTCACATCAATAAAGCCTTTTAGGAATTATTTACTTCCAGAATCTTTGGACAAAGCGGCAGAATACATAAAAAATCAGTTTTCTATTTATACCTCTCATATAACAGAACAAAAATTTCGTGTGGAACACAATGAATACAAAAATATAATAGCCTCAATAAACACAGATAAAAAAGAAAGAATAATAATTGGAGCCCATTATGATGTAGCTGGAGATACTCCGGGGGCAGATGATAATGCCAGTGGAATAGCAGGTTTAATTGAATTACTTAGATTACTGTATCAGGAAGAACTCCCTTATAGAATAGACTTTGCAGCATATTCTCTGGAAGAACCGCCATTTTTTGAAACAGAATATATGGGCAGTTATATCCATGCCCATTCCCTTCACAAAAAAAATGCAAAAATCAAAGTTATGATATGCCTTGAGATGATAGGATATTTCTCTGACCAAAAAGGTTCACAACAATTCCCATTGCCATTTTTTAAACTGCTTTATCCAGATACAGGAAATTTTATAGGTGTCGTTGGCAAAATAGGACAAAAAAAGATAACAATAAAAATAAGAGAACTTATGAAAAAAGGCGGTAAAATTCCTGTTTACTCAATAAATGCTCCTTCAATAATCCCCGGGGTTGACCTCTCAGACCACAAAAATTTCTGGAAATTCGGATATCAGGCTGTTATGATTACAGACACAGCATTTTATAGAAATCCGAATTATCATAAAAGAACAGACACAGTTAACACACTGGATTATAAAAGAATGGCAGAAGTGATAAACGGTCTTTACTACGCACTAAAAAATATATAAAGGCTTTAAGATGGCTAAACCAAGGGTTAAACACTATTTAATAAATGAAAAGCACGAAGATCCAGGAATAGTAATAGAGATTGATTCTATCGGAGAGTATATTCTGTTTGATGTTGGGAATATTAGAAGACTGGACAGACATCTGATTAAAAAAATAAACAAGATTTTTATAACCCATACCCATATGGATCATTTTATCGGCTTTGATAATCTTCTGAGAAATAAAATTGGGAAAGAACAAACAGTTGAAATATTTGGGATAGCTCCTCTTGCTGATAATGTTTATTGCAAACTACAGGGATACACATGGAATTTGGTGGAAACAGAACCACAACTTATTTTCAGACTAAAACAGTATAACGACGGCCTTTTTGAAACATTCCAGTATGATATAAAAAGAAAATTTGCAAAAGATTTTATACGTGAAGAAAAGGCAAAAACAGATGTAATTTATGAAAATCAGTATTACCGCGTTAGATTTGCTGTTTTAGACCATAAAATTCCTGTTATGGGATACAGTTTTGAGTATAAGGATAGATTTTTGTTAAAAAAAGAAAAAATAAATGAGCTCCCGCTAAAAGGTAGAGAAATAGGAGAGTTTAAAGAGTTTTTACAAAATCAAGAAAACAAAGGCAAAAAATTCAAAATTGGGAATAA
Proteins encoded:
- a CDS encoding ribonuclease Z, whose translation is MAKPRVKHYLINEKHEDPGIVIEIDSIGEYILFDVGNIRRLDRHLIKKINKIFITHTHMDHFIGFDNLLRNKIGKEQTVEIFGIAPLADNVYCKLQGYTWNLVETEPQLIFRLKQYNDGLFETFQYDIKRKFAKDFIREEKAKTDVIYENQYYRVRFAVLDHKIPVMGYSFEYKDRFLLKKEKINELPLKGREIGEFKEFLQNQENKGKKFKIGNKEFDWEYLREEYGYIQKGIKISYITDVVFSEENVEKIVQLIKGSDVLYCESVFLSEDKEQARKVYHLTTDQTAYIAEKANVKKLIVFHFSRRYGNNKEKILNEIKQLFPEVE
- a CDS encoding M28 family peptidase is translated as MLKKASPENLYKHVEFLTSIKPFRNYLLPESLDKAAEYIKNQFSIYTSHITEQKFRVEHNEYKNIIASINTDKKERIIIGAHYDVAGDTPGADDNASGIAGLIELLRLLYQEELPYRIDFAAYSLEEPPFFETEYMGSYIHAHSLHKKNAKIKVMICLEMIGYFSDQKGSQQFPLPFFKLLYPDTGNFIGVVGKIGQKKITIKIRELMKKGGKIPVYSINAPSIIPGVDLSDHKNFWKFGYQAVMITDTAFYRNPNYHKRTDTVNTLDYKRMAEVINGLYYALKNI
- a CDS encoding class I SAM-dependent methyltransferase, which encodes MECNCKSKFNAVFMKNLEWYLNYVYDGYKKGLFSKAGKDVLEIGAGTGINLKYYKPGTNLTVIEPSREMLDYFLEKAKKYPLNIHVKQGFAEELPFEDESFDTVVSTLVLCSVKSPRKAIEEIKRVLKKDGYFIFIEHVKAPKNTITHKVQKFVQPVWKWTFEGCDVQRDTGKLIEAYFPEVQYKTLRFNSPFIPVNYHIIGYAKKSQS
- the purL gene encoding phosphoribosylformylglycinamidine synthase subunit PurL, with the translated sequence MDEKILSAHGLTVEEYKKIVELIGREPNEVELGIFGALWSEHCSYKSSKPFLKVFPTDAPWVLQGPGENAGIVEIDDKYAVAFKIESHNHPSYIEPFHGAATGVGGIIRDILSMGARPVCAFDSLRFGDPRKDGTRKNIKDAKPIVHGVVEGIGFYGNCIGVPTIGGEIVFDEVYAGNPLVNAFCLGILEKDKIFRARATKVGQKMVMVGSATGRDGIHGATMASAEFSEESESKRPNVQIGDPFFGKRLVECTLEVMQKDLIVGCQDFGAAGLAGSTSEFGSKSGMGVRVYLENVPLREEGMTPYEILLSESQERMLYAVDEENVDEIIKIAKSYGLEAAVIGETTDTKRMEVFYKGEKVADLPISAIVDDAPVYNRPRKEPEYLKETRAFDQNNLPEIDIKEAIEKVLSSPTIAKKEWVYRQYDHEVGINTVVKPGSDAAVLRVKWAVKPEINSEKAVAISSDGNGRWVYLDPYEGGKRVVIEAVRNVYISGAKPLAITDCLNWGNPENPEIMWQFEQATKGMADACRQLNTPVISGNVSLYNETVLPDKRINVYPTPTVVAVGVLDRPEDAIPSFYQEEGDVIVLIGEVNKQPTVSGSEYLKEVHGIVSGAISPVDIEIEKKLMEFIHSNREKIKSAHDVSDGGLITAILEPAFAEEKTFGLDIEINTEHRPDFELFDEMRSIIVISAAEEDIPQLEAKAKELGIGFKVVGKVKNEPELNLKIGNVSITEDINNLRTLWENSLPKIL